One Novipirellula caenicola genomic window carries:
- a CDS encoding PVC-type heme-binding CxxCH protein, whose amino-acid sequence MANVITPKRAIAVVLCGVLAIATQPALYAQRDLTEIPQPDPASESSEMRVAESASVNLYAADPQIRKPIQMNFDASGALWVATSEVYPQIKPGELADDKIVVLRDTDGDGDIDQSTTFADGLLIPTGVIPDGENACYVADSTQLLHLADTDGDGVADKRRVIFSGFGTEDTHHLLHTLRWGPDGCLYFNQSIYIHSHIDTAYGTRHLDGGGIWRYRPSTGRLEVFCKGFINPWGHVFDEQGESFVTDGACFEGINYAFPDAVFITSPGASRWVSGLNPGSPKYCGLAVLSGTHIPADWKGGLVTNDFRSHRVCRFDVTPDGSGFRSQQQPEIITTSHVAFRPIDVRMGPDGAVYIADWYNPIIQHGEVDFRDERRDRKHGRIWRVSFPEQPLDPWPEFAKQSTAELCELLEDPSLDVRQFAREELWRRAETDSASVMKTIRDWRDADNANAAMRALEVLWMNEVVSAANAKDAEIAIAASKQSEKRVLGTALRSIWRSRENVATDSEAYNTISQMVFAQADAADPRTRLEVAISVGQAHADRDALNAVIDVAKHPIDSNLDFVIWQSLRKLDAASPSTSILEQIDWQSKPHELAIAVSAIANPKAAQVAIEMLQRDAGKAASSDELFLAAVQAGNANQLGQLLKMLTSSSSSTPSASRLTALLERTKSDGTIPADANASVAVAVADAATLDRNPQWRTTLYQAVATWKLSQAESALIEMLPQSSGDSRVALIEAIGSFESDKAKQTIRGLLDSQDPQARVAATRTMASHRPRAAFAAVIKLVQDQETIEDGATIVAEMAKRKDIPEAFASVLEKHTLDTELASHLLRHLRSSGGNARLEEAIRKSGKLEDLAWKLTPELSAEILAQAKEGSPAKGERIYRQAKLQCINCHAIGTAGGLVGPNLISIGGSSQPDYILESLLSPNVKLKEGYTTTQFLTDEGRVISGIVLTENDKTIQVRLADGTVTSVLVDSIEDESPGKSLMPEGLLDNLTQGELADLVAFLSVLGRDPEYTVSTEPMLRSIETLIFTNQSNRQINRTSTDAVANDSEVMQWRPLTSRVDGTFVIEEMDAFKQHRTTPPTSFIRFHINVSADGDARLEFPSEISEAWVDGKPTPAASLRTESLPAGEHTVVFAIDRTLQTSPFTIGLSGGVTASEPK is encoded by the coding sequence GTGGCAAACGTCATTACGCCCAAGCGTGCTATCGCAGTCGTGCTGTGCGGCGTGCTTGCGATCGCGACTCAGCCGGCGCTGTATGCCCAGCGAGATCTGACCGAGATTCCGCAGCCGGATCCGGCGAGCGAGTCGTCCGAAATGCGAGTGGCTGAATCAGCAAGCGTTAATCTTTACGCGGCTGATCCTCAGATTCGCAAGCCCATTCAAATGAACTTTGATGCTTCCGGGGCTCTGTGGGTGGCGACCAGCGAGGTGTACCCGCAGATCAAACCGGGTGAGTTGGCAGATGATAAAATCGTGGTGCTGCGTGACACCGACGGCGATGGCGACATCGATCAATCGACCACGTTTGCCGATGGGTTGCTGATTCCGACCGGAGTGATCCCCGATGGCGAAAACGCATGTTACGTCGCCGACAGCACTCAGCTGCTGCATCTGGCGGACACCGATGGTGACGGCGTCGCGGACAAACGCCGCGTCATCTTTAGCGGCTTTGGTACCGAAGACACGCACCATCTTCTGCATACGTTGCGTTGGGGGCCTGATGGATGTTTGTATTTCAATCAATCGATTTACATTCACAGCCACATTGATACCGCGTACGGCACTCGGCACTTGGACGGAGGCGGGATTTGGCGTTATCGCCCCAGCACCGGCCGCTTGGAAGTTTTTTGCAAAGGGTTCATCAACCCATGGGGCCACGTGTTCGATGAACAGGGCGAATCGTTTGTCACCGATGGGGCGTGTTTCGAAGGCATCAACTATGCCTTTCCCGATGCCGTCTTCATCACGTCGCCGGGAGCAAGTCGATGGGTGAGCGGATTGAACCCGGGAAGCCCAAAGTATTGTGGGCTCGCCGTGTTGTCGGGGACGCACATTCCCGCCGATTGGAAAGGAGGCTTGGTCACCAACGATTTCCGTAGCCACCGCGTCTGCCGCTTCGACGTCACCCCCGATGGCAGCGGATTCCGCAGTCAACAGCAACCCGAAATCATTACGACGTCGCACGTCGCGTTCCGCCCGATCGACGTGCGGATGGGGCCCGACGGCGCCGTCTACATTGCCGATTGGTACAACCCGATCATCCAGCATGGTGAAGTCGATTTCCGTGACGAACGACGCGATCGCAAGCATGGTCGCATTTGGCGGGTCAGTTTTCCCGAGCAACCGCTGGATCCTTGGCCTGAATTTGCGAAACAGTCGACTGCCGAGTTGTGCGAACTGCTCGAGGATCCGTCGCTCGACGTTCGCCAATTTGCTCGCGAAGAACTGTGGCGACGTGCAGAGACCGATTCCGCCAGCGTGATGAAAACGATTCGTGATTGGCGAGACGCCGACAATGCAAACGCCGCGATGCGAGCATTGGAGGTGTTGTGGATGAATGAAGTGGTTTCGGCTGCGAACGCGAAGGATGCTGAAATCGCGATTGCCGCCAGCAAGCAATCCGAGAAACGAGTGCTCGGTACGGCGCTGCGAAGCATTTGGCGTAGCCGCGAGAACGTCGCCACCGACAGTGAGGCTTACAACACGATTTCGCAGATGGTGTTCGCGCAAGCGGATGCGGCGGATCCGCGGACACGATTGGAAGTGGCGATTAGTGTCGGCCAAGCCCATGCAGATCGTGATGCACTGAACGCCGTGATTGACGTTGCCAAGCATCCGATCGACAGCAATTTGGATTTTGTCATTTGGCAATCCTTGCGGAAACTGGACGCGGCATCGCCATCGACATCCATCTTGGAACAAATCGATTGGCAGTCAAAACCGCATGAATTAGCGATTGCCGTCAGCGCGATTGCCAATCCAAAGGCAGCCCAAGTGGCGATCGAGATGCTGCAGCGTGATGCCGGCAAAGCGGCCTCGAGCGACGAATTGTTCCTCGCCGCGGTCCAGGCTGGCAACGCAAACCAGCTCGGTCAATTGCTCAAAATGCTGACGAGTTCCTCGTCGTCCACGCCCTCGGCTTCGCGGTTGACCGCGCTGCTTGAGCGGACCAAGTCGGATGGAACAATTCCGGCCGATGCAAACGCCAGCGTCGCGGTTGCGGTCGCCGATGCGGCAACACTCGACCGCAACCCGCAGTGGCGAACAACGCTGTATCAAGCGGTTGCCACTTGGAAATTGAGCCAAGCCGAGTCGGCCTTGATCGAAATGTTGCCTCAATCCAGTGGCGATAGCCGGGTGGCGTTGATCGAGGCGATTGGATCGTTCGAATCAGACAAGGCCAAACAGACGATCCGCGGACTACTCGATTCGCAGGACCCCCAAGCCCGTGTAGCTGCCACCCGGACGATGGCAAGCCATCGCCCGCGAGCCGCGTTTGCTGCGGTGATCAAGCTGGTCCAAGACCAAGAGACGATCGAAGATGGAGCGACGATCGTTGCCGAGATGGCGAAACGCAAAGACATTCCCGAAGCCTTTGCCAGCGTGCTGGAGAAGCACACGCTCGATACCGAACTTGCGAGCCATCTGCTACGGCATCTTCGCAGCAGTGGTGGAAATGCACGACTCGAAGAAGCGATTCGCAAAAGTGGCAAACTCGAAGACCTTGCCTGGAAATTGACTCCAGAGCTTTCGGCTGAGATTTTGGCTCAAGCCAAGGAGGGTTCACCAGCTAAAGGCGAACGAATTTATCGGCAAGCCAAGCTGCAATGTATCAATTGCCATGCCATCGGGACGGCGGGCGGATTGGTTGGTCCCAACCTGATCAGCATCGGGGGAAGCTCGCAGCCGGACTACATCTTGGAATCGCTGCTCTCGCCAAATGTGAAGCTCAAAGAAGGTTACACGACGACTCAATTCTTGACGGACGAGGGCCGCGTGATCAGCGGGATCGTGCTTACCGAAAACGACAAAACAATCCAGGTGCGGCTGGCCGATGGCACGGTCACTTCGGTCCTTGTCGATTCAATCGAGGATGAATCGCCCGGCAAGTCGCTGATGCCCGAGGGGTTGTTGGACAATCTGACTCAGGGCGAATTGGCGGATCTTGTCGCGTTCCTCTCTGTGCTAGGGCGAGATCCGGAGTACACGGTTTCGACCGAACCGATGCTCCGCAGCATCGAGACGCTGATTTTTACCAACCAATCGAATCGCCAGATCAATCGCACCAGCACCGATGCTGTGGCAAACGACAGCGAAGTCATGCAGTGGCGACCGTTGACGTCGCGAGTCGACGGAACGTTTGTGATCGAAGAGATGGACGCGTTCAAACAGCACCGAACGACACCACCCACGTCGTTCATTCGTTTCCATATCAACGTGTCGGCCGACGGCGACGCGCGTTTGGAATTTCCCAGCGAGATCAGCGAGGCTTGGGTGGATGGCAAACCGACGCCTGCGGCATCGCTGCGGACCGAATCGTTGCCCGCGGGCGAGCACACTGTGGTGTTTGCCATCGATCGGACCTTGCAAACGTCTCCATTTACGATCGGATTGTCTGGCGGCGTGACCGCATCGGAGCCTAAGTAA